In one Tessaracoccus palaemonis genomic region, the following are encoded:
- a CDS encoding ABC transporter permease, which translates to MIRYIAKRLGISFLILVLGSLLMYVLTINSGDPLGDLRESNDPNRENLIAQRTAHMNLDDPWYERYFSWLSGAAKCVVGRCDLGQDIQGRSVNQLVLTAAGSTLRLVVLATVLAIVIGITLGIVTAIRQYSGFDYAVTFAAFIFFSLPVFWAAVLLKYYAAIEFNNWIADATFEPPTILITSVILAFILTAVLGGPWKRRLISFAAAAVVFAGAMFYFDAVTWFRRPALGLPIVAILILGAGAVVIVMTSGFQNKRVRNAVATTAVVTIVGYALTRGILMDADRVSTGLLFLCLFASLVIGLISGYAWGGFSRKQAMSASFITGLLAAVFAFVDLMLSHWSLYLKDQSRPIPTIGSATPNYDPTYWLGLIDTTTHLILPTIVLTLVSIASYTRYTRASMLDVLNQDYIRTARSKGVSERKVITRHAFRNSLIPLATIVAFDFAALIGGAVITETVFGWQGMGNLFKTGLAAVDPNPVMAFYLVTGTAAVLMNLLADIAYAFLDPRIAR; encoded by the coding sequence GTTCCCTGTTGATGTACGTCTTGACCATCAACTCCGGAGACCCCCTGGGCGACCTGCGCGAGTCGAACGACCCGAACCGTGAGAACCTCATTGCGCAGCGCACCGCGCACATGAACCTCGACGACCCCTGGTACGAGCGCTACTTCTCGTGGCTCTCCGGCGCCGCCAAGTGTGTGGTGGGCAGATGTGACCTCGGCCAGGACATTCAGGGCCGCAGCGTCAACCAGCTCGTCCTCACGGCCGCAGGCTCCACGCTCCGCCTCGTCGTCCTGGCAACCGTTCTTGCGATCGTGATCGGCATCACGCTGGGCATCGTCACGGCCATCCGCCAGTACAGCGGCTTCGACTACGCCGTGACCTTCGCCGCCTTCATCTTCTTCTCGCTGCCCGTCTTCTGGGCCGCGGTGCTGCTCAAGTACTACGCGGCCATCGAGTTCAACAACTGGATAGCCGACGCGACATTCGAGCCACCCACGATCCTCATCACATCGGTGATCCTCGCGTTCATCCTCACCGCCGTGCTCGGCGGCCCGTGGAAGCGACGCCTCATCAGCTTCGCCGCCGCCGCCGTCGTGTTCGCCGGCGCCATGTTCTACTTCGACGCGGTCACATGGTTCCGCCGCCCCGCACTCGGGCTGCCGATCGTCGCGATCCTGATCCTCGGCGCCGGCGCCGTGGTCATCGTCATGACGTCCGGCTTCCAGAACAAGCGGGTCCGCAACGCGGTAGCCACGACCGCCGTCGTGACCATCGTCGGCTATGCCCTGACGCGCGGCATCCTGATGGACGCCGACAGGGTCTCGACGGGCCTGCTGTTCCTCTGCCTGTTCGCCTCGCTCGTCATCGGCCTGATCAGCGGCTACGCCTGGGGAGGTTTCTCCCGCAAGCAGGCCATGAGCGCCTCGTTCATCACGGGCCTGCTCGCCGCCGTGTTCGCGTTCGTCGACCTGATGCTCTCGCACTGGTCGCTGTACCTGAAGGACCAGTCCCGGCCCATCCCGACCATCGGCTCGGCGACCCCGAACTACGACCCGACCTACTGGCTCGGCCTGATCGACACGACGACGCACCTCATCCTGCCGACGATCGTCCTGACGCTCGTGTCCATCGCGAGCTACACGCGCTACACCCGCGCCTCGATGCTGGACGTGCTGAACCAGGACTACATCCGCACGGCCCGCTCGAAGGGTGTCTCTGAGCGCAAGGTGATCACCCGCCATGCGTTCCGCAACTCGCTGATCCCGCTCGCCACGATCGTGGCCTTCGACTTCGCGGCTCTGATCGGCGGCGCGGTCATCACCGAGACCGTGTTCGGCTGGCAGGGCATGGGCAACCTGTTCAAGACGGGACTCGCCGCCGTCGACCCGAACCCCGTCATGGCCTTCTACCTGGTCACCGGCACCGCTGCGGTTCTGATGAACCTGCTGGCGGATATCGCCTACGCCTTCCTCGACCCGCGGATCGCGCGATAG
- a CDS encoding ABC transporter permease, producing MSDPNNTLPSVEPDTKFSIEDDVESTTTRSYSQGQLVLRRFVRHKAAMISLVLLVFIILLAITSIGWGPIPGWWGKTFTDTYPIVNEAKPTIQFWPPSLGEHPFGQDTIGKDYFALVMRGAQQSLLIAFTVGLLATFIGTAIGAIAGYYRGFVEAFLMRTTDLFIIIPTLVLAAVLGRMSDGNIVMLALVLALVSWTGLARLVRGEVLSLREREFVMAARALGTPSPRIIVRHILPNALGTIVVNATLLISSAILTETALSYLGFGVKAPDTSLGLLVSDFQNALTTRPWLFWIPGMFILVISLCVNFIGDGMRDAFDPRQQMD from the coding sequence ATGAGTGATCCGAACAACACGCTCCCGAGCGTCGAGCCCGACACGAAGTTCTCCATCGAGGACGACGTCGAGTCCACCACGACCAGGTCGTACTCGCAGGGGCAGCTGGTGCTGCGCCGCTTCGTGCGCCACAAGGCTGCGATGATCTCGCTGGTCCTGCTGGTCTTCATCATTCTGCTGGCCATCACGTCGATCGGCTGGGGGCCCATCCCGGGCTGGTGGGGCAAGACCTTCACCGACACGTATCCGATCGTCAACGAGGCCAAGCCGACCATCCAGTTCTGGCCGCCGTCGCTCGGCGAACACCCCTTCGGCCAGGACACCATCGGCAAGGACTACTTCGCACTGGTGATGCGCGGCGCGCAGCAGTCGCTGCTGATCGCCTTCACCGTCGGTCTTCTCGCGACCTTCATCGGCACCGCGATCGGCGCCATCGCCGGTTACTACCGCGGCTTCGTCGAGGCGTTCCTGATGCGCACGACCGACCTGTTCATCATCATCCCGACGCTGGTGCTCGCGGCCGTTCTCGGCCGGATGTCCGACGGCAACATCGTGATGCTCGCCCTCGTCCTGGCGCTGGTGTCCTGGACGGGGCTGGCGCGCCTGGTCCGCGGCGAGGTCCTTTCGCTGCGGGAGCGGGAGTTCGTGATGGCGGCCCGCGCGCTCGGCACCCCGTCGCCGCGGATCATCGTGCGGCACATCCTCCCGAACGCGCTCGGCACCATCGTCGTCAACGCCACGTTGCTGATCTCGTCGGCGATCCTGACCGAGACGGCCCTGTCGTACCTGGGGTTCGGCGTGAAGGCCCCCGACACCTCGCTGGGTCTGCTCGTCTCCGACTTCCAGAACGCGCTGACGACCCGCCCATGGCTCTTCTGGATCCCGGGCATGTTCATCCTCGTGATCTCGCTGTGCGTCAACTTCATCGGTGACGGCATGCGCGACGCGTTCGATCCCCGTCAGCAGATGGACTGA
- a CDS encoding ABC transporter ATP-binding protein, producing MTEANTDQKVFTGEHPVLEFDNLDVKFKTEFGTVHAVKGLSLKVEPGEVMALVGESGSGKSVTATTALGLLPKTAHIEGRTVVGDDVIGELSGPALRAIRGRRVAMVFQEPMTALNPVIRIGEQLTESMEVHGVAFGREAWQRAIELLAAVGIPAPERRVKQYPHELSGGMRQRVVIAMALTCDPEVSIADEPTTALDVTVQADILDLLRSLKDKLNTGILLITHNMGVVADMADNVAVMFKGNIVERGPVQEVLLNPQHPYTQKLLAAVPHLGDGHGQFGAAPHEVAEEAEEALTVKNLVVEYKRSGKKPFRAVDDVSFDVRRGEIVGLVGESGSGKSTIGRALLGLIPSESGEVQVLGEDLLSMRGSQLKSLRKRVGVIFQDPAASLNPRFPIGDVISEPLSVHGIGTAKEREKKVHELLEAVQLPRSAYNRYPHELSGGQRQRVSIARALALQPDLLIADEPTSALDVSVQASVLAMFTELQRHFGFACLFISHDLAVIDSLAHRVVVMQYGKIVEAGTREDVLMRPQEEYTKRLLAAAPVPNPIEQKQRRLERHALLKELGDQVVELDTRELN from the coding sequence ATGACTGAAGCAAACACTGATCAGAAGGTCTTCACGGGAGAGCACCCCGTCCTGGAGTTCGACAACCTGGACGTGAAGTTCAAGACCGAGTTCGGCACCGTGCACGCCGTCAAGGGCCTCTCCCTGAAGGTCGAGCCCGGCGAGGTCATGGCACTGGTGGGTGAGTCCGGGTCCGGCAAGTCCGTGACCGCCACCACCGCGCTCGGCCTGCTGCCGAAGACCGCGCACATCGAGGGCCGCACTGTCGTCGGCGACGACGTCATCGGGGAGCTGTCCGGACCGGCGCTGCGCGCCATCCGCGGCCGCCGTGTCGCCATGGTGTTCCAGGAGCCCATGACCGCGCTGAACCCCGTCATCCGGATCGGCGAGCAGCTGACCGAGTCGATGGAGGTCCACGGCGTGGCCTTTGGACGCGAGGCCTGGCAGCGTGCCATCGAGTTGCTGGCGGCTGTCGGCATCCCCGCCCCCGAGCGCCGCGTCAAGCAGTACCCGCACGAGCTGTCCGGCGGCATGCGCCAGCGCGTCGTGATCGCAATGGCGCTGACGTGTGACCCTGAGGTCAGCATCGCCGACGAGCCGACCACCGCCCTCGACGTGACCGTGCAGGCCGACATCCTCGACCTGCTGCGCTCGCTCAAGGACAAGCTGAACACCGGCATCCTGCTCATCACGCACAACATGGGCGTCGTCGCCGACATGGCCGACAACGTCGCCGTGATGTTCAAGGGCAACATCGTCGAGCGCGGCCCGGTGCAGGAGGTCCTGCTCAACCCGCAGCACCCGTACACGCAGAAGCTGCTCGCGGCCGTGCCCCACCTGGGCGACGGACATGGGCAGTTCGGCGCCGCTCCCCACGAGGTCGCGGAGGAGGCCGAGGAGGCGCTCACCGTCAAGAATCTCGTGGTCGAGTACAAGCGCTCCGGCAAGAAGCCGTTTCGGGCCGTCGACGACGTGAGCTTCGACGTGCGCCGCGGCGAGATCGTCGGCCTGGTCGGCGAGTCCGGCTCGGGCAAGTCCACCATCGGCCGCGCCCTGCTCGGCCTGATCCCGTCCGAGTCCGGCGAGGTGCAGGTGCTCGGCGAGGACCTGCTCAGCATGCGCGGCAGTCAGCTCAAGTCGCTGCGTAAGCGCGTCGGCGTCATCTTCCAGGACCCCGCGGCCTCGCTGAACCCGCGCTTCCCGATCGGCGACGTGATCTCCGAGCCGCTCTCGGTGCACGGCATCGGCACGGCCAAGGAGCGCGAGAAGAAGGTCCACGAGCTCCTCGAGGCCGTCCAGCTGCCCCGCAGCGCCTACAACCGCTACCCTCACGAGCTGTCCGGCGGCCAGCGCCAGCGCGTCTCCATCGCCCGCGCGCTCGCCCTGCAGCCCGACCTGCTGATCGCCGACGAGCCGACCTCGGCCCTCGACGTGTCGGTGCAGGCCTCGGTGCTGGCGATGTTCACCGAGCTGCAGCGCCACTTCGGCTTCGCCTGCCTGTTCATCTCGCACGACCTGGCGGTCATCGACTCGCTGGCGCACCGCGTCGTCGTGATGCAGTACGGCAAGATCGTCGAGGCGGGAACCCGCGAGGACGTGCTGATGCGGCCTCAGGAGGAGTACACCAAGCGCCTCCTGGCAGCCGCCCCCGTGCCCAACCCGATCGAACAGAAGCAGCGGCGCCTCGAGCGCCACGCGCTGCTCAAGGAGCTGGGCGACCAGGTCGTCGAGCTGGACACGCGAGAGCTCAACTGA
- a CDS encoding class I SAM-dependent methyltransferase, translated as MTEPDPTSLAAGERLRRSFPADDVAWALSQVSLRRQGAAKLERAADMLFTRAGLEQATRTPVARWRAARLAAAGVTEVWDLGCGIGADAMAFAAAGLRVVGVEADEATAEIARHNLSLVGGGDVRVGYAEDAEVPAGAAVFLDPARRTGRGRTWNVADFTPPWEFVTAQLASDRFVAVKLGPGVPRELIPGGVEACWVSESGDTVEACLWNAVGAGTRAVVLPAGVELTTPAVPRTLDVRPVGEFLLEPDGAVIRAGLLAEIAPEADLWLLDAHTAYLGADRPIATPYATCFGVREVLDYDVRVLRTWVRERRIGTLEIKKRGLDVDPAQLRASLKPKGPGAATLILARTLDGARAIVAERLR; from the coding sequence ATGACGGAGCCGGATCCCACGTCGCTGGCGGCGGGGGAGCGGCTCCGTCGCTCGTTCCCGGCCGACGATGTCGCCTGGGCCCTGTCGCAGGTGTCGCTCAGGCGCCAGGGGGCGGCGAAGCTGGAGCGGGCCGCCGACATGCTGTTCACCCGGGCGGGACTCGAGCAGGCCACCCGCACCCCCGTCGCCCGCTGGCGGGCCGCCCGCCTCGCCGCGGCCGGGGTCACCGAGGTGTGGGACCTCGGCTGCGGGATCGGGGCGGACGCCATGGCCTTCGCGGCGGCCGGGCTGCGGGTCGTCGGCGTCGAGGCGGACGAGGCCACGGCAGAGATCGCCCGTCACAACCTCTCGTTGGTCGGCGGCGGCGATGTGCGCGTCGGGTACGCCGAGGACGCCGAGGTGCCCGCGGGTGCTGCCGTGTTCCTGGACCCCGCCCGCCGGACCGGCCGCGGCCGGACCTGGAACGTCGCCGACTTCACCCCGCCGTGGGAGTTCGTGACCGCGCAGCTGGCCTCCGACCGGTTCGTGGCCGTCAAGCTGGGGCCGGGTGTGCCGAGGGAGCTCATCCCGGGTGGCGTCGAGGCCTGCTGGGTCAGCGAGAGCGGAGACACGGTCGAGGCCTGCCTCTGGAACGCCGTCGGGGCCGGCACCCGCGCCGTCGTACTCCCGGCCGGCGTCGAGCTGACGACCCCCGCCGTACCCCGGACGCTGGATGTGCGCCCCGTCGGGGAGTTCCTCCTCGAGCCGGACGGCGCCGTGATCCGGGCCGGGCTGCTCGCCGAGATCGCGCCGGAGGCAGATCTCTGGCTGCTCGACGCGCACACCGCCTACCTGGGCGCCGACCGTCCCATCGCCACGCCGTATGCGACATGTTTCGGCGTGCGCGAGGTCCTCGACTACGACGTGCGTGTGCTGAGGACATGGGTGCGCGAGCGCCGCATCGGGACGTTGGAGATCAAGAAGCGCGGCCTCGATGTCGACCCCGCGCAGCTCAGGGCGAGCTTGAAACCCAAGGGCCCGGGGGCAGCGACGCTGATCCTTGCCCGCACGCTCGACGGGGCGCGGGCGATCGTCGCCGAGCGGCTACGTTGA
- a CDS encoding ECF transporter S component yields MSRRVDLTSAAMLTLVAVASLLAFTWPLIVTPTASLDGNSQSPFVFAIILPVVIGIMVTQLTRGTIGVKALAMLGVLSALGALARPLGAGTAGIEFVFVPLLLGGRVFGATFGFLLGCTTMFTSALLTGGVGPWLPFQMLAFAFTGMFAGLLPRVRGWAEIAVLCVYAFVASFLYGMLVDLSFWPFNLGLGTQVSYVAGAPLLENLHRFLVWSLATSLGWNLGRAFTTIITLVLIGDPLLRILRRTNRVGRYEEDAST; encoded by the coding sequence ATGAGCCGCCGCGTCGACCTCACGTCGGCCGCGATGCTGACGCTCGTCGCCGTCGCGTCGCTGCTCGCGTTCACGTGGCCGCTGATCGTCACCCCGACGGCGAGCCTCGACGGCAACTCGCAGTCACCGTTCGTGTTCGCGATCATCCTCCCGGTGGTGATCGGGATCATGGTCACGCAGCTCACGCGCGGCACCATCGGCGTCAAGGCGCTCGCGATGCTGGGCGTGCTGTCCGCGCTGGGGGCCCTCGCCCGGCCGCTCGGGGCCGGCACCGCCGGCATCGAGTTCGTGTTCGTGCCGCTGCTGCTGGGCGGAAGGGTGTTCGGCGCGACGTTCGGGTTCCTGCTCGGCTGCACCACCATGTTCACCTCCGCCCTGCTGACGGGCGGCGTCGGGCCCTGGCTGCCATTCCAGATGCTGGCCTTCGCCTTCACGGGCATGTTCGCCGGCCTGCTCCCCCGGGTCAGGGGATGGGCGGAGATCGCCGTGCTGTGCGTGTACGCGTTCGTCGCGAGCTTCCTGTACGGCATGCTCGTCGACCTGTCGTTCTGGCCCTTCAACCTCGGGCTCGGCACGCAGGTGAGCTACGTGGCGGGGGCGCCGCTGCTGGAGAATCTGCACCGCTTCCTCGTCTGGAGCCTCGCGACCTCCCTCGGCTGGAACCTGGGACGTGCGTTCACCACCATCATCACGCTGGTGCTGATCGGGGACCCGCTGCTGCGGATCCTGCGACGCACCAACCGCGTCGGCCGCTACGAGGAGGACGCGTCAACGTAG
- a CDS encoding ABC transporter ATP-binding protein — MIEFENLTITQPEATRPVLAGVTGRIRESDLCVLVGRTGTGKSTLLGTVNSLVPHASGATMGGRVLIDGRDITGVRPRELADLVGYVGQNPLAGFVTDTVEDEVAYGMEQLGLAPSVMRKRVEETLDLMGIAELRRRALVELSGGQQQRVAIASVLAAQPRVLLLDEPTSALDPTAAQDVLAAITTLVYDVGLTVVLAEHRLERVMHHADSAIWLPGDGSAVFGSTAEVFGVSDVTPPLAELSRVLGWPSVATSVRDARRKVADDGPHVRLPDLPEGNVSWSGEGLRTVARAKLEVRYGQLRAVGVDLELHAQTVVALMGRNGSGKSSLMWALQGAVASTGTLDIDGSDPRVVDDAHARHLVSLVPQTPSDLLYLPSVDEELAQADKESDVEAGTTRAILSRLGADLPGDRNPRDLSEGQRLALVLAIQLAARPAVICLDEPTRGLDYTMKAELSHIVRQLADEGACVLISTHDVEFTAQATDRCVVLADGDVVADGPTRTVCCASPGFSPQVAKVFHPHDVLTVAEVALALAEQGARAS; from the coding sequence ATGATCGAGTTCGAGAATCTCACCATCACGCAGCCCGAGGCGACGCGCCCCGTCCTGGCCGGCGTGACGGGCCGCATCCGCGAATCCGACCTGTGTGTGCTGGTCGGCCGGACGGGCACCGGCAAGTCGACGCTGCTCGGCACCGTCAACTCGCTCGTGCCGCACGCGAGCGGGGCCACCATGGGCGGCCGGGTGCTGATCGACGGCCGCGACATCACCGGCGTGCGCCCCCGCGAGCTCGCCGACCTCGTGGGCTACGTCGGACAGAACCCGCTGGCCGGGTTCGTGACCGACACCGTCGAGGACGAGGTCGCCTACGGCATGGAGCAGCTGGGTCTCGCGCCGTCGGTCATGCGCAAGCGCGTCGAGGAGACCCTCGACCTGATGGGCATCGCGGAGCTGCGGCGCCGCGCGCTCGTCGAGCTGTCCGGCGGCCAGCAGCAGCGCGTCGCCATCGCCTCCGTGCTCGCCGCGCAGCCGCGCGTCCTGCTGCTCGACGAGCCCACCTCGGCGCTCGACCCGACCGCGGCGCAGGACGTGCTGGCGGCCATCACCACGCTCGTCTACGACGTCGGCCTCACCGTCGTGCTGGCCGAGCACCGGCTCGAGCGCGTCATGCACCACGCCGACTCGGCGATCTGGCTGCCCGGCGACGGCAGCGCGGTGTTCGGCAGCACGGCCGAGGTCTTCGGCGTCTCCGATGTCACGCCGCCGCTCGCCGAGCTGTCCCGCGTGCTCGGCTGGCCGAGCGTCGCCACCAGCGTCCGCGACGCCCGCCGGAAGGTCGCCGACGACGGGCCGCACGTCCGGCTGCCCGACCTGCCGGAGGGCAATGTCTCCTGGAGCGGCGAGGGGCTGCGCACCGTCGCGCGGGCGAAGCTGGAGGTCCGCTACGGGCAGCTGCGCGCCGTCGGCGTCGACCTCGAGCTGCACGCGCAGACGGTCGTCGCGCTGATGGGGCGCAACGGGTCCGGCAAGTCGTCGCTCATGTGGGCGCTGCAGGGAGCCGTGGCAAGCACCGGGACCCTCGACATCGACGGCTCCGACCCGCGCGTCGTCGACGACGCGCACGCCCGGCACCTGGTGAGCCTCGTCCCGCAGACCCCGTCGGACCTGCTGTACCTGCCGAGCGTCGACGAGGAGCTGGCCCAGGCGGACAAGGAGTCGGACGTGGAGGCGGGCACCACGCGCGCCATCCTGAGCCGGCTCGGGGCCGACCTGCCCGGCGACCGGAACCCTCGGGACCTGTCGGAGGGGCAGCGGCTTGCGCTGGTGCTGGCGATCCAGCTCGCCGCCCGGCCGGCGGTCATCTGCCTCGACGAGCCGACCCGCGGCCTCGACTACACGATGAAGGCGGAGCTCTCGCACATCGTCCGGCAGCTCGCAGACGAGGGCGCGTGCGTGCTCATCTCGACGCACGACGTGGAGTTCACCGCCCAGGCCACCGACCGGTGCGTCGTGCTGGCCGACGGCGACGTCGTCGCGGACGGCCCGACCCGCACGGTGTGCTGCGCCTCCCCCGGATTCTCCCCGCAGGTGGCGAAGGTCTTCCACCCCCACGACGTGCTCACGGTCGCCGAGGTGGCGCTGGCGCTCGCCGAGCAGGGGGCGAGGGCGTCATGA
- a CDS encoding CbiQ family ECF transporter T component, translating into MPRLLPRVAPAEAAPPVADERREGRFVHPWAWWGWALSASAAVSLTTNPLVIACLAAAVVVVVLRRRPDTPWARSLKIYLMIGAFIVGMRLFFQIVIGGVRSGPVLFTLPSVQLPAWAAGITLGGPVTVDGLAFAFFDALRLAVMLLCVGAANSLANPRTALKSVPAALRDISTAVVIALGLIPQLIASVHRVRRGQRLRGGRRRGLAAVPGTLIPVIEDSVEGSLLLASSMEARGYGRTRRADEPRRGTWQLIVALLLIVGGIYALLGVPTTAAAALGLSPATLIALALLLVGLALTVWGMRVAGRQLGVTVYRPAPWGAPEFLTLGCGVAALVIFLWLSSTQGAALSPSTSPLTWPTLPPAAVLAAAVLVVPGFATPDPKVPA; encoded by the coding sequence ATGCCCCGCCTGCTGCCCCGGGTCGCCCCCGCAGAGGCCGCCCCTCCCGTCGCCGACGAGCGGCGGGAGGGGCGCTTCGTGCACCCGTGGGCCTGGTGGGGCTGGGCGCTGAGCGCCAGCGCGGCCGTCAGCCTGACGACCAACCCGCTGGTCATCGCCTGCCTCGCCGCCGCAGTCGTCGTGGTGGTGCTGCGCCGCCGCCCCGACACCCCGTGGGCCAGGTCGCTGAAGATCTACCTGATGATCGGCGCGTTCATCGTCGGCATGCGCCTGTTCTTCCAGATCGTCATCGGCGGCGTGCGCTCCGGACCGGTCCTGTTCACGCTGCCGTCGGTGCAGCTGCCCGCCTGGGCGGCGGGCATCACGCTGGGCGGCCCAGTCACCGTCGACGGCCTCGCGTTCGCCTTCTTCGACGCGCTGCGGCTGGCCGTCATGCTGCTGTGCGTCGGCGCCGCGAACTCGCTCGCGAACCCGCGCACCGCGCTCAAGTCCGTCCCCGCCGCGCTGCGCGACATCTCCACCGCCGTCGTGATCGCGCTCGGCCTGATCCCCCAGCTCATCGCGTCGGTCCACCGCGTCCGGCGCGGCCAGCGGCTCCGCGGCGGCAGGCGGCGCGGGCTGGCCGCCGTCCCCGGCACGCTGATCCCCGTGATCGAGGACAGCGTCGAGGGGTCGCTGCTGCTCGCCAGCTCCATGGAGGCCCGCGGCTACGGCCGCACCCGCCGCGCCGACGAGCCGCGTCGCGGCACCTGGCAGCTGATCGTGGCGCTCCTGCTGATCGTGGGCGGCATCTACGCCCTGCTCGGCGTGCCGACGACCGCGGCCGCCGCGCTGGGTCTCAGCCCCGCGACGCTCATCGCGCTCGCCCTGCTGCTGGTGGGCCTCGCGCTGACCGTCTGGGGGATGCGCGTGGCCGGGCGACAGCTCGGCGTCACCGTCTACCGCCCCGCCCCGTGGGGCGCCCCCGAGTTCCTGACTCTGGGCTGCGGCGTCGCGGCCCTTGTCATCTTCCTGTGGCTGTCCTCCACGCAGGGCGCCGCCCTCAGCCCCTCCACCAGCCCGCTGACGTGGCCGACGCTGCCCCCGGCCGCCGTGCTGGCCGCCGCCGTGCTCGTCGTGCCCGGCTTCGCGACCCCCGACCCGAAGGTCCCCGCATGA
- a CDS encoding lytic transglycosylase domain-containing protein, with translation MTRRRTRSALCVVVVCLAGCQGPEPAPTAQPPGPTASPTAQGTWRASEPGSAAAAPVGVSTRADAAWVASTAVATGIPARAMAAYAGATLEVQAQYPACGLDWATLAGIGWVESHHGTYQGGAIGDDGAQTPPLIGIALDGTSTLTVRDTDEGRLDADTVWDRAVGPMQFIPSTWADHGSDGNGDGVADPQNIDDAALSAGRYLCAGGVDLTNPSDWMGAVASYNPSVSYNNLVAAATDGYRVSAAS, from the coding sequence ATGACCCGCCGCCGCACGCGCTCCGCGCTCTGCGTCGTCGTCGTGTGCCTGGCCGGCTGCCAGGGCCCCGAGCCGGCGCCAACAGCCCAGCCGCCCGGCCCCACCGCCTCGCCGACGGCCCAGGGCACCTGGCGGGCGAGCGAGCCCGGTTCCGCCGCGGCGGCTCCCGTCGGCGTCTCCACCCGCGCGGATGCCGCCTGGGTGGCCTCGACCGCGGTGGCAACGGGCATTCCGGCCAGAGCGATGGCCGCCTACGCGGGGGCGACCCTCGAGGTGCAGGCGCAGTACCCGGCCTGCGGGCTCGACTGGGCGACCCTGGCCGGCATCGGCTGGGTCGAGTCCCACCACGGCACCTATCAGGGCGGCGCGATCGGCGACGACGGCGCGCAGACGCCGCCGCTGATCGGCATCGCGCTGGACGGCACATCCACCCTCACCGTCCGTGACACGGACGAGGGCAGGCTGGACGCAGACACCGTCTGGGACCGCGCCGTCGGCCCGATGCAGTTCATCCCCTCGACCTGGGCCGACCACGGCTCCGACGGCAACGGCGACGGCGTCGCGGACCCGCAGAACATCGACGACGCCGCACTGTCGGCAGGGCGCTACCTGTGCGCCGGCGGCGTCGACCTGACCAACCCGTCCGACTGGATGGGGGCGGTGGCCTCCTACAATCCCAGCGTCTCCTACAACAACCTGGTGGCCGCCGCGACCGACGGCTACCGGGTGTCCGCCGCGTCCTGA
- a CDS encoding VWA domain-containing protein, whose product MTVTPLWWLIALVAALAIVWLIAGISHGALRTGPWLRGFAVLALVAVIATQPALAATDEPAEAPAGLDVVLVIDRTTSMGAEDYDGDRPRMDGVAADVTELVSRLGAARYSAIVSDNEATQALPWTTDARAVTSLAQTVGWRDESYGTGSDIAAAEPLATQLLSDSAATRPEAHRLLVYLGDGEQTSPEAPSSFAPAAAYLDGALVLGYGTTEGGRMRTTPDSDEYVTRDGSPQISRIDEDNLRQIAAQLGGGYEHRTAPGVFASDLPAAAVAVSGDDAAGRSLAWIAAAAALLPLLWGLSVCVRHWRRSREDVR is encoded by the coding sequence ATGACGGTGACTCCCCTGTGGTGGCTGATCGCGCTCGTCGCCGCGCTGGCCATCGTCTGGCTGATCGCCGGGATCTCGCACGGGGCCCTGCGCACCGGGCCCTGGCTGCGCGGGTTCGCGGTGCTGGCCCTCGTGGCCGTGATCGCGACCCAGCCCGCGCTCGCCGCCACGGACGAGCCCGCCGAGGCCCCCGCGGGGCTGGACGTCGTGCTCGTCATCGACCGCACCACCTCCATGGGCGCCGAGGACTACGACGGCGACCGGCCCCGGATGGACGGCGTCGCCGCCGACGTCACCGAGCTCGTCTCCCGGCTGGGCGCCGCCCGGTACAGCGCGATCGTCAGCGACAACGAGGCCACCCAGGCCCTGCCCTGGACCACCGACGCCCGCGCAGTCACCTCGCTCGCGCAGACCGTCGGGTGGCGGGACGAAAGCTACGGGACGGGCAGCGACATCGCCGCCGCCGAACCGCTCGCGACCCAGCTGCTCTCCGACTCAGCCGCGACCCGACCCGAGGCCCACCGACTGCTCGTCTACCTCGGCGACGGCGAGCAGACGAGCCCCGAGGCGCCGAGCTCCTTCGCGCCCGCGGCCGCCTACCTGGACGGCGCGCTCGTGCTCGGCTACGGCACCACCGAGGGAGGCAGGATGCGTACCACGCCCGACTCCGACGAGTACGTCACGCGCGACGGCTCTCCTCAGATCTCCCGCATCGACGAGGACAACCTCCGGCAGATCGCCGCCCAGCTGGGCGGCGGCTACGAGCACCGCACGGCCCCGGGCGTTTTCGCCTCCGACCTACCGGCGGCGGCCGTCGCCGTCTCGGGCGACGATGCCGCCGGCCGCTCGCTGGCCTGGATCGCCGCAGCGGCGGCCCTGCTCCCCCTCCTGTGGGGGCTGTCGGTCTGCGTGCGTCACTGGCGGCGGAGCAGGGAGGACGTGAGATGA